One Malaclemys terrapin pileata isolate rMalTer1 chromosome 7, rMalTer1.hap1, whole genome shotgun sequence genomic region harbors:
- the GANAB gene encoding neutral alpha-glucosidase AB isoform X2, whose protein sequence is MASKRLGMAALTWMALCLAAAFAVDRSNFKTCEQSSFCKRQRSVKPGSSPYRALLESLQLSQDSMKLQLVNEVNKVPLLLELYGLQGNMTRIKINELSPLRPRYEVPDVLVRDPPTTWLAVTGRDENSVELSLGDSGHKLILTGKPFRMDLLHGRELVLSINPRGLLHFEHLRHRKDSFSDKVSSSVGSLWDKIKSLFYREEPKESAPKDGAAGEETEPALPGDQESSEKSTKSEEVSDGPNRAEEELGSWEETFKTHTDSKPNGPTSVGLDFSLPGFEHVYGIPEHADNLRLRTTEGGDPYRLYNLDVFQYELYNPMALYGSVPLLLAHNTQRTLGIFWLNAAETWVDISSNTAGKTLFGKMLDYMQGGGETPQTDVRWMSESGIIDVFLLLGPAPTDVFRQYTALTGTQALPPLFAMAYHQSRWNYNDEEDVAAVDDGFDMHDIPCDVIWLDIEHTNGKRYFTWDPNKFPQPRNMLGRLAAKRRKMVSIVDPHIKVDSGYRVHNEIRSRGFYVKTKDGSDYEGWCWPGSSGYPDFTNPEMRAWWASMFSYDQYEASMENLYVWNDMNEPSVFNGPEVTMYKDALHEGGWEHRDLHNLYGFYVQMATAQGLEQRSGGLERPFVLSRAFFAGSQRYGAVWTGDNAAEWDHLKISIPMCLSLALAGISFCGADVGGFFKSPDAELLVRWYQVGAYQPFYRAHAHLDTVRREPWLFGEENKALIRAAVRQRYALLPYWYTTFYHSYRSGQPVMRPLWVEYPDDVTTFSIDDQFLIGNALLVHPVTEQGAHGVQVYLPGKGEVWYDVHSHQKHHAPQTLYVPVIMSSIPTYQRGGSIVPRKERVRRSSDCMYRDPYTLYVALSPQGTAEGDLFIDDGHTYNFESKAQYLHRHFSFASNTLTARSADSKGVFESPAWIERVVILGAGKPAAVFLRQPGMVDTRLDFQHEPETSVLTLRKPGINIGADWSISLR, encoded by the exons ATGGCGTCGAAGAG GCTGGGGATGGCAGCTCTCACCTGGATGGCTCTTTGCCTCGCTGCTGCCTTTGCTGTGGACAGGAGCAACTTCAAGACATGTGAGCAGAGCTCCTTCTGCAA GCGTCAGAGGAGTGTGAAGCCCGGGAGCTCCCCTTACCGGGCACTGCTGGAGTCGCTCCAGCTCAGCCAGGACTCCATGAAACTGCAGCTTGTCAACGAAGTGAATAAG GTCCCACTCCTGCTGGAGCTGTACGGGCTGCAGGGGAACATGACACGCATCAAGATCAATGAGCTGAGCCCGTTGCGCCCACGTTACGAGGTGCCTGATGTGCTGGTGCGCGACCCACCCACCACCTG GCTGGCGGTGACGGGCCGGGACGAGAACAGTGTGGAGCTCTCATTGGGCGACTCTGGACACAAACTGATCCTGACAGGGAAGCCGTTCCGCATGGACCTGCTGCACGGGCGGGAGCTGGTGCTGAGCATCAACCCCCGTGGGCTGCTGCACTTTGAGCACCTGCGGCATCGGAAGGACTC tTTCTCGGATAAAGTTAGTAGCTCGGTCGGTAGCTTGTGGGATAAGATCAAGAGCCTTTTCTATAG AGAGGAGCCAAAGGAGTCAGCCCCAAAGGACGGGGCAGCCGGGGAGGAGACCGAGCCAGCTCTGCCTGGGGACCAGGAGTCCAGTGAGAAGAGCACAAAG TCAGAGGAGGTGTCGGACGGGCCGAACCGGGCTGAAGAGGAGCTGGGTTCCTGGGAAGAGACGTTCAAGACCCACACAGACAGCAAGCCCAATG GGCCGACCTCGGTGGGGCTGGATTTCTCGCTGCCTGGCTTTGAGCACGTCTATGGGATCCCGGAGCACGCCGACAACCTGCGCCTGCGCACCACTGA GGGGGGTGACCCGTACCGCCTCTACAACCTGGATGTATTCCAATATGAGCTGTACAACCCCATGGCACTGTATGGCTCCGTGCCGCTCCTGCTGGCCCACAACACCCAGCGCACCCTGGGCATCTTCTGGCTCAATGCCGCCGAGACCTGGGTGGACATCAGCTCCAACACAGCTGGCAAG ACACTGTTTGGGAAGATGCTGGATTACATGCAGGGAGGCGGCGAGACTCCCCAGACCGATGTGCGCTGGATGTCGGAGAGCGGCATCATCGATGTCTTTCTGCTGCTGGGGCCTGCGCCCACCGATGTCTTCAGGCAGTACACAGCCCTGACTG gcacacaggccctgcccccgctctttGCCATGGCCTATCACCAGAGCCGCTGGAACTACAATGACGAGGAGGACGTGGCTGCCGTGGATGATGGCTTCGACATGCATGACATCCCCTGCGATGTGATCTGGCTGGACATTGAGCACACCAACGGCAAGCGCTACTTCACCTGGGACCCCAACAAGTTCCCCCAGCCCCGCAACATGCTGGGGCGCCTGGCCGCCAAGAGACGCAAA atggTGTCCATTGTGGACCCGCACATCAAGGTGGACAGCGGGTACCGGGTCCACAACGAGATCCGCTCCCGTGGCTTCTATGTCAAGACCAAGGATGGCAGCGACTATGAAGGCTGGTGCTGGCCAG gctcgTCTGGCTACCCTGACTTCACCAACCCTGAGATGCGTGCCTGGTGGGCCAGCATGTTCTCCTACGACCAATATGAG gccTCCATGGAGAACTTGTACGTTTGGAACGACATGAATGAACCATCCGTGTTCAACGGCCCCGAGGTGACCATGTACAAAGACGCCCTGCACGAGGGCGGCTGGGAGCACCGCGACCTGCACAACCTCTACGGCTTCTAcgtg CAAATGGCAACAGCACAGGGACTGGAGCAGCGCTCGGGGGGCCTTGAGCGCCCCTTCGTGCTGAGCCGTGCCTTCTTTGCCGGCTCCCAGCGCTACG GCGCGGTGTGGACGGGAGATAACGCGGCCGAGTGGGACCACTTGAAGATCTCCATCCCCATGTGCCTGAGCCTGGCCCTGGCAGGCATCTCCTTCTGCGGTG CTGATGTGGGTGGCTTTTTCAAGAGCCCGGATGCGGAGCTGCTGGTGCGCTGGTACCAGGTTGGCGCCTACCAACCCTTCTACCGAGCCCATGCCCACCTGGACACTGTACGGCGTGAgccctggctgtttggggaggagaACAAAGCCCTGATCCGTGCTGCCGTCCGCCAGCGCTATGCCCTGCTGCCCTACTGGTACACAACCTTCTACCACAGCTACCGCTCTGGCCAGCCTGTCATGAG GCCGCTCTGGGTGGAGTACCCTGACGACGTCACCACCTTCAGCATTGATGACCAGTTCCTGATTG GTAATGCATTGCTGGTCCACccagtgacagagcagggagcccATGGCGTGCAGGTCTACCTGCCTGGCAAAGGAGAG GTTTGGTATGATGTCCACTCGCACCAGAAGCACCATGCCCCCCAGACGCTTTATGTGCCTGTCATCATGAGCAGT ATCCCTACGTACCAGCGGGGCGGGAGCATTGTGCCGCGGAAGGAGCGGGTACGCCGCTCATCGGACTGCATGTACCGTGACCCCTACACACTCTACGTGGCACTCAGCCCCCAG GGTACAGCAGAAGGAGATCTCTTCATTGACGATGGGCACACGTACAACTTCGAGAGCAAGGCCCAGTACCTGCACCGCCACTTCAGCTTTGCCAGCAACACTCTGACAGCCAG ATCGGCAGATTCCAAAGGCGTCTTCGAGAGCCCAGCCTGGATTGAGCGGGTGGTGATCCTGGGAGCAGGGAAGCCAGCCGCAGTCTTCCTCAGACAACCTG GTATGGTTGATACACGCCTGGATTTCCAGCATGAGCCGGAGACCTCTGTCCTGACTCTCCGCAAACCTGGCATCAACATCGGAGCCGATTGGAGCATCTCCCTGCGATAA
- the GANAB gene encoding neutral alpha-glucosidase AB isoform X1 → MAALTWMALCLAAAFAVDRSNFKTCEQSSFCKRQRSVKPGSSPYRALLESLQLSQDSMKLQLVNEVNKVPLLLELYGLQGNMTRIKINELSPLRPRYEVPDVLVRDPPTTWLAVTGRDENSVELSLGDSGHKLILTGKPFRMDLLHGRELVLSINPRGLLHFEHLRHRKDSEEPKESAPKDGAAGEETEPALPGDQESSEKSTKSEEVSDGPNRAEEELGSWEETFKTHTDSKPNGPTSVGLDFSLPGFEHVYGIPEHADNLRLRTTEGGDPYRLYNLDVFQYELYNPMALYGSVPLLLAHNTQRTLGIFWLNAAETWVDISSNTAGKTLFGKMLDYMQGGGETPQTDVRWMSESGIIDVFLLLGPAPTDVFRQYTALTGTQALPPLFAMAYHQSRWNYNDEEDVAAVDDGFDMHDIPCDVIWLDIEHTNGKRYFTWDPNKFPQPRNMLGRLAAKRRKMVSIVDPHIKVDSGYRVHNEIRSRGFYVKTKDGSDYEGWCWPGSSGYPDFTNPEMRAWWASMFSYDQYEASMENLYVWNDMNEPSVFNGPEVTMYKDALHEGGWEHRDLHNLYGFYVQMATAQGLEQRSGGLERPFVLSRAFFAGSQRYGAVWTGDNAAEWDHLKISIPMCLSLALAGISFCGADVGGFFKSPDAELLVRWYQVGAYQPFYRAHAHLDTVRREPWLFGEENKALIRAAVRQRYALLPYWYTTFYHSYRSGQPVMRPLWVEYPDDVTTFSIDDQFLIGNALLVHPVTEQGAHGVQVYLPGKGEVWYDVHSHQKHHAPQTLYVPVIMSSIPTYQRGGSIVPRKERVRRSSDCMYRDPYTLYVALSPQGTAEGDLFIDDGHTYNFESKAQYLHRHFSFASNTLTARSADSKGVFESPAWIERVVILGAGKPAAVFLRQPGMVDTRLDFQHEPETSVLTLRKPGINIGADWSISLR, encoded by the exons ATGGCAGCTCTCACCTGGATGGCTCTTTGCCTCGCTGCTGCCTTTGCTGTGGACAGGAGCAACTTCAAGACATGTGAGCAGAGCTCCTTCTGCAA GCGTCAGAGGAGTGTGAAGCCCGGGAGCTCCCCTTACCGGGCACTGCTGGAGTCGCTCCAGCTCAGCCAGGACTCCATGAAACTGCAGCTTGTCAACGAAGTGAATAAG GTCCCACTCCTGCTGGAGCTGTACGGGCTGCAGGGGAACATGACACGCATCAAGATCAATGAGCTGAGCCCGTTGCGCCCACGTTACGAGGTGCCTGATGTGCTGGTGCGCGACCCACCCACCACCTG GCTGGCGGTGACGGGCCGGGACGAGAACAGTGTGGAGCTCTCATTGGGCGACTCTGGACACAAACTGATCCTGACAGGGAAGCCGTTCCGCATGGACCTGCTGCACGGGCGGGAGCTGGTGCTGAGCATCAACCCCCGTGGGCTGCTGCACTTTGAGCACCTGCGGCATCGGAAGGACTC AGAGGAGCCAAAGGAGTCAGCCCCAAAGGACGGGGCAGCCGGGGAGGAGACCGAGCCAGCTCTGCCTGGGGACCAGGAGTCCAGTGAGAAGAGCACAAAG TCAGAGGAGGTGTCGGACGGGCCGAACCGGGCTGAAGAGGAGCTGGGTTCCTGGGAAGAGACGTTCAAGACCCACACAGACAGCAAGCCCAATG GGCCGACCTCGGTGGGGCTGGATTTCTCGCTGCCTGGCTTTGAGCACGTCTATGGGATCCCGGAGCACGCCGACAACCTGCGCCTGCGCACCACTGA GGGGGGTGACCCGTACCGCCTCTACAACCTGGATGTATTCCAATATGAGCTGTACAACCCCATGGCACTGTATGGCTCCGTGCCGCTCCTGCTGGCCCACAACACCCAGCGCACCCTGGGCATCTTCTGGCTCAATGCCGCCGAGACCTGGGTGGACATCAGCTCCAACACAGCTGGCAAG ACACTGTTTGGGAAGATGCTGGATTACATGCAGGGAGGCGGCGAGACTCCCCAGACCGATGTGCGCTGGATGTCGGAGAGCGGCATCATCGATGTCTTTCTGCTGCTGGGGCCTGCGCCCACCGATGTCTTCAGGCAGTACACAGCCCTGACTG gcacacaggccctgcccccgctctttGCCATGGCCTATCACCAGAGCCGCTGGAACTACAATGACGAGGAGGACGTGGCTGCCGTGGATGATGGCTTCGACATGCATGACATCCCCTGCGATGTGATCTGGCTGGACATTGAGCACACCAACGGCAAGCGCTACTTCACCTGGGACCCCAACAAGTTCCCCCAGCCCCGCAACATGCTGGGGCGCCTGGCCGCCAAGAGACGCAAA atggTGTCCATTGTGGACCCGCACATCAAGGTGGACAGCGGGTACCGGGTCCACAACGAGATCCGCTCCCGTGGCTTCTATGTCAAGACCAAGGATGGCAGCGACTATGAAGGCTGGTGCTGGCCAG gctcgTCTGGCTACCCTGACTTCACCAACCCTGAGATGCGTGCCTGGTGGGCCAGCATGTTCTCCTACGACCAATATGAG gccTCCATGGAGAACTTGTACGTTTGGAACGACATGAATGAACCATCCGTGTTCAACGGCCCCGAGGTGACCATGTACAAAGACGCCCTGCACGAGGGCGGCTGGGAGCACCGCGACCTGCACAACCTCTACGGCTTCTAcgtg CAAATGGCAACAGCACAGGGACTGGAGCAGCGCTCGGGGGGCCTTGAGCGCCCCTTCGTGCTGAGCCGTGCCTTCTTTGCCGGCTCCCAGCGCTACG GCGCGGTGTGGACGGGAGATAACGCGGCCGAGTGGGACCACTTGAAGATCTCCATCCCCATGTGCCTGAGCCTGGCCCTGGCAGGCATCTCCTTCTGCGGTG CTGATGTGGGTGGCTTTTTCAAGAGCCCGGATGCGGAGCTGCTGGTGCGCTGGTACCAGGTTGGCGCCTACCAACCCTTCTACCGAGCCCATGCCCACCTGGACACTGTACGGCGTGAgccctggctgtttggggaggagaACAAAGCCCTGATCCGTGCTGCCGTCCGCCAGCGCTATGCCCTGCTGCCCTACTGGTACACAACCTTCTACCACAGCTACCGCTCTGGCCAGCCTGTCATGAG GCCGCTCTGGGTGGAGTACCCTGACGACGTCACCACCTTCAGCATTGATGACCAGTTCCTGATTG GTAATGCATTGCTGGTCCACccagtgacagagcagggagcccATGGCGTGCAGGTCTACCTGCCTGGCAAAGGAGAG GTTTGGTATGATGTCCACTCGCACCAGAAGCACCATGCCCCCCAGACGCTTTATGTGCCTGTCATCATGAGCAGT ATCCCTACGTACCAGCGGGGCGGGAGCATTGTGCCGCGGAAGGAGCGGGTACGCCGCTCATCGGACTGCATGTACCGTGACCCCTACACACTCTACGTGGCACTCAGCCCCCAG GGTACAGCAGAAGGAGATCTCTTCATTGACGATGGGCACACGTACAACTTCGAGAGCAAGGCCCAGTACCTGCACCGCCACTTCAGCTTTGCCAGCAACACTCTGACAGCCAG ATCGGCAGATTCCAAAGGCGTCTTCGAGAGCCCAGCCTGGATTGAGCGGGTGGTGATCCTGGGAGCAGGGAAGCCAGCCGCAGTCTTCCTCAGACAACCTG GTATGGTTGATACACGCCTGGATTTCCAGCATGAGCCGGAGACCTCTGTCCTGACTCTCCGCAAACCTGGCATCAACATCGGAGCCGATTGGAGCATCTCCCTGCGATAA
- the INTS5 gene encoding integrator complex subunit 5 yields MSALCDPPGAAPPGPPQNPAHGAHPPLSSQELAQEIKAFLSGVDPVHGNKLTIKEHARCAILLLRSLPPARSAVLDHLRNVFDEYVCTYLLELESSEGGLGARRAQGPNLDDVVQEIQNVLSEFVRMNPKAWAPVVSAWSIDLMGQLSSKYAGRHGVPHASSLNELLQLWMSCKATRTLMDIYTQCLSSMISTCPDACVDALLDTSVQHSPHFDWVVAHIGSSFPNTIISRVLSCGLKDFCVHGAAPVDLLFPTAADKRVPKIASVVGILGHLASRHSDSIKQELLRMFHESLGPVRDQQQKATVPFLLQLAVMSPMLLGTISSELVDSLKPSVLSQLHQHFAALPREDLENMVSIVVHLICQTSVGAYRILQFLVNTAMPASVITTPGLAVHDSVREACDRIIQLLLLNLQKLVYNRGSASLGDAPPRAVPFLDELKGHVRELCVETLRLERKRFLWQHQLLGLLSVYCTPSCTTDALFYLLTLSRSQEELGLATQLYAVLSSCMSDLLPATVKKCVCQIHMGGLSEQHMVQLFHNLALIVQWEGEGPASMSAQLGAVLSLHLYDLGQLLLHRNPEVAEAASLLLSVCPLPRTIRPAHLLVIIRSAVHQFFLVLHRQCPTGISYSTRLLSRLSGASPAAMKAILQQLVEGALHPGNAELFGGLAELSAGDDASLEGTRISLLDINRRFTTAVNFSGSVWSVFHAGVIGRGLKPPQPARRQEPEEIVHNVQNFLSLLLRCCRGGRYGAPEPPAHTVAVNPEAAKAVAVVLVESVCPDVTNSELGWPPEEHTRSTVERDIQICRRFRDNPLLFQLLRLVAAGPPALCYCSVLLRGLLATLMAHWEASRHGDTTSSPWHLHASCALVACMAEGSLLPPVLGNMHEIFHQLAPFEVHLLLLSVWDYMRDNSPLPQKFTFQADKGLFFRDFSRDCDVGKYLCVLHSVLHKNIDRLGLLSGRFQT; encoded by the exons atGTCAGCGCTGTGCGATCCCCCGGGGGCAGCGCCGCCAGGGCCTCCCCAGAACCCGGCCCATGGGGCCCACCCGCCGCTCAG TTCCCAGGAGCTGGCCCAGGAGATCAAAGCCTTCCTGAGCGGTGTGGACCCTGTGCATGGTAACAAGCTGACCATCAAGGAACATGCCCGCTGTGCCATCCTGCTGCTGCGCAGCCTGCCACCTGCGCGCAGCGCCGTGCTGGACCATCTGCGCAATGTCTTCGATGAGTATGTCTGCACCTACTTGTTGGAGCTGGAGAGCAGTGAGGGAGGGCTGGGTGCCAGGCGGGCTCAGGGGCCCAACCTCGACGACGTTGTGCAAGAGATCCAGAATGTGCTGTCTGAGTTTGTCCGCATGAACCCCAAGGCCTGGGCACCTGTGGTCTCAGCCTGGTCCATAGACCTGATGGGGCAGCTGAGCAGCAAGTACGCAGGGCGGCATGGTGTGCCCCACGCCTCCAGCCTCAatgagctgctgcagctgtggaTGTCGTGCAAGGCCACTCGGACGCTGATGGACATCTACACCCAGTGCCTGTCCTCCATGATCAGCACCTGCCCCGATGCCTGTGTGGATGCCCTGCTGGACACCTCAGTGCAGCATTCTCCGCACTTCGACTGGGTGGTGGCTCACATTGGCTCCTCTTTCCCCAACACCATCATCAGCCGCGTCCTCTCCTGCGGCCTCAAGGACTTCTGCGTCCACGGGGCAGCCCCTGTCGACCTGCTCTTCCCCACTGCCGCTGACAAGCGGGTGCCCAAGATTGCCTCGGTGGTGGGCATCCTGGGCCACCTGGCCTCGCGCCACTCAGACAGCATCAAGCAGGAGCTGCTGCGGATGTTCCACGAGAGCCTGGGCCCCGTGCGTGACCAGCAGCAGAAAGCTACAGTGCCCTTCCTGCTGCAGCTGGCCGTCATGTCGCCCATGCTGCTGGGGACTATCTCCTCCGAACTGGTGGACTCCCTCAAGCCGAGCGTGCTGAGCCAGCTGCACCAGCACTTCGCTGCACTGCCCCGCGAGGACTTGGAGAACATGGTGAGCATTGTAGTGCATCTCATCTGCCAGACGTCAGTAGGGGCCTACCGTATCCTGCAGTTCCTGGTCAACACGGCCATGCCAGCCTCGGTCATCACCACCCCAGGGTTGGCCGTCCATGACAGCGTGCGCGAGGCCTGTGACCGCATCATCCAGCTGTTGCTGCTCAACCTGCAGAAGCTGGTGTACAACCGGGGCTCGGCCAGCCTGGGGGACGCCCCGCCCCGGGCTGTGCCCTTCCTGGATGAGCTGAAGGGCCACGTGCGGGAGCTCTGCGTGGAGACGCTGCGGCTAGAGCGCAAGCGCTTCCTGTGGCAGCATCAGCTGCTGGGGCTCCTCTCAGTCTACTGCACTCCCAGCTGCACCACTGACGCCCTCTTCTACTTGCTGACGCTGTCCCGGAGCCAGGAGGAACTGGGCCTGGCCACGCAGCTCTACGCTGTGCTGAGCTCCTGCATGAGCGACCTGCTGCCAGCCACTGTCAAGAAGTGCGTGTGCCAGATCCACATGGGGGGGCTGTCGGAGCAGCACATGGTGCAGCTGTTCCACAACCTGGCCCTGATTgtgcagtgggagggggagggcccTGCCTCCATGAGCGCCCAGCTAGGGGCTGTCCTCTCTCTGCACCTCTATGACCtcgggcagctgctgctgcatcgCAATCCCGAAGTGGCCGaggctgcctccctgctgctttcTGTCTGTCCCTTGCCCCGGACCATCCGGCCGGCTCACTTGCTTGTCATCATCCGTTCAGCCGTGCACCAATTCTTCCTGGTGCTGCACCGCCAGTGCCCCACGGGCATCAGCTACAGCACCCGGCTGCTCTCCCGTCTTAGTGGGGCCTCTCCAGCTGCCATGAAGGCCATCCTGCAGCAACTGGTGGAGGGAGCCCTGCACCCAGGGAATGCTGAGCTCTTTGGAGGCCTGGCCGAGCTGTCTGCTGGGGATGATGCCAGCCTGGAAGGCACCAGGATCTCCCTGTTGGACATCAACCGGCGCTTCACAACTGCCGTCAATTTCTCTGGCAGTGTGTGGTCAGTATTCCATGCCGGGGTGATTGGGCGCGGGCTGAAGCCACCCCAGCCCGCCCGGCGGCAGGAGCCTGAAGAGATTGTGCACAATGTCCAGAACTTCCTGAGCCTGCTGCTGCGCTGCTGCCGGGGCGGGCGCTACGGTGCGCCTGAACCCCCGGCCCACACAGTGGCTGTCAACCCCGAGGCAGCCAAAGCAGTGGCTGTGGTGCTGGTGGAGAGCGTCTGCCCCGACGTCACCAACAGCGAGCTGGGCTGGCCGCCCGAGGAGCACACTCGCAGCACGGTGGAGCGCGACATCCAGATCTGCAGGCGCTTCCGTGACAACCCGCTGCTCTTCCAGCTGCTGCGGCTGGTGGCAGccggccccccagccctgtgctactGCTCCGTGCTGTTGCGTGGCCTGCTAGCCACCCTCATGGCCCACTGGGAGGCCTCACGTCACGGTGACACCACCAGCTCACCGTGGCACCTGCACGCCTCCTGCGCCCTGGTGGcctgcatggctgagggctcccTGCTGCCGCCAGTGCTTGGCAACATGCACGAGATCTTCCACCAGCTGGCGCCCTTCGAGGTgcatctgctgctgctgagcGTCTGGGACTACATGCGGGacaacagccccctgccccagaagtTCACCTTCCAGGCCGATAAGGGGCTCTTCTTCCGCGACTTCTCCCGTGACTGTGACGTTGGGAAGTACCTCTGCGTGCTGCACAGTGTGCTGCACAAGAATATCGACCGCCTGGGGCTGCTGTCAGGGCGCTTCCAGACCTAG